DNA sequence from the Treponema sp. OMZ 838 genome:
GTAAACGAAACCGGCGCGTAGCTGTACAGTGCAATCGCCGTTGGTATTTCCGGAATACCCGACAAGAATACCGGTGAAAGACAGGAGAAAATAATATACCGCTTTTTGGGATAGGCTTTATAAAGCTGCTGTAAGACTTTGAGCGATGAATCGTTTGAAAGACAGAAGATAACGGCATCGCTTGCAGCGGTCTTGGTAAAAATACCGTCCGACAGATTACTGGTTTGAGCGGCCGGAAAGCGTTTTAAGCCCGCCTGTAAAAAAGCGGAATATGAACCGGCAAGCAATATCTTTTCTCCGGTTTTTGTCGTATACGGAATGTATTTGCCGCGGACAACGGTAACCGCCCGTGCGGCAAGGGAAAGAAAGAAAGCCTGTCCTTCGGCATCGGGCAGCTTTTCGGGAATAGTGTATATATCGGGATAGAGCGGTACTGCATTGCCGCTTTTAAAATACCGGAGTTTTGCTTCGATAATTCTGTATGCCGCATCCTTAACCCGCAGCCTGAATGCTTCGTTGGTTTGCATCCGCTGTAAATTTTCAGTCCAAAATGCATCGTAGAGGCGCGGCGTGGTAGAGGATTCGATAATATCGTTTCCCGCCTCAAGTGCGAGCTGTACCGCTTTAGCAATCGTACCAGCATAGCGGATTGCTCCGTGCATCATCATATCGTCAGTAATAACCAAGCCTTTAAACCCGAGCTGGCCGCGCAGCACGGTTTGCAGTAAATACTGAGAAAACGAGGCAGGCTCTCCGTGTTCGGATACGGCGGGAAAGTGTAAATGTCCGGTCATAATTGCCGGTACATCCGCTTCGATGAGGTATTGAAACGGCACCAGTTCGCGATTGTAAAAGGTCTCTTTGGAGATGGCAATACTCGGTAGCTTTCCGTGGCTGTCAAGCGCGGTGTCTCCATGTCCGGGGAAATGCTTGGCGGTTGTGAGTACGCCTGCCTTTTTACTCCCCTGCATAAAGGCGCGGGCTAAAATTCCCGCTGCCTCCGGCGATTGCCCGAAAGAACGCGGCCCAATAATAGAAGATTCATGGTTAGTATAGAGGTCTACCGTCGGTGCAAAATTGAGATTGATTCCAAGAGCCGAAAGCTCCCGGGCAATATAAAAGCCTTCGTAGTAGGCGTCTATCGGATAACCGGAGGCGCCGATGGCGAGGTTACCGGGCGTTTCCGACGTACGTCCTTTAACGTGGCGTATCCAGCCTCCTTCCTGATCGGTTGCAACAAAAAGCGGGATACGGAAGCGGGTACTGTTGGCCTTTTTTTGTAAAAGGCTGATAGCCTTTGCCAGTTCAACGCTATCCTCAGTATTCCAGCCGAATATTTTGATACTGCCGAGACTCCGTTCGGTAATCCAGCTCATTAAAAGATCGGTCGGCGCCTGCCCCGCCCATCCGAACATAAACGTTTGAGACAGCAGCTCTTCGTCGGTCATCGCCTCCGTGATCCGGCCGGCAAGTTCCGCGGCGGGGACGGGGTCGTAAAAATCGGGCAGCGTTTTAAGGCCGGCGGCTTGAGCTTGAGCATTCAGTTGAGTATTGACCTGCAGTAAAACCGGCAGTGCGACGCCGAATAGGACGGCGGCGAAAAGGTGTTTACGGTGCAAAGCGGTTAACTGTGCAGGCTATCGATATAAGCTGCTGCCGTATGAGCGGCAATCGCGCCGTCTGCAACTGCAGTAACCACCTGCCGGAAAGACTTAGCGCGCACATCGCCTGCCGCGTAAAGCCCTTCGATAGAGGTTCGCATATCCTCATCGGTAACGATATATCCCGTTGCATCCTTTGTTGCGTCGGGGAATAATTCCGTTTTAGGATTCATACCGACAAAAAAGAAGACTGCATCACAGGCAAGTTCCCGTTCTTCCTGCGTCTTTACATTCCGCAGTACAACGGCCGTTACCTTATCGGCTCCTTTAATCTCCGTGACGGTCGTATCGAATACCGCCGTTATATGAGGATTATTCAATGTCCGGGTAACGAGCGCCTTTTGCGCACGGAAGGTGTCGCGGCGGTGTACCATCGTAACGGTATCCGTCAGATTGGCAAGGAAGAGCGCTTCATCGCAAGCGGCATCCCCTCCGCCGACCACAACGATATGCTTATTTCTAAAGAAGGGGCCGTCGCAGGTAGCGCAGTATGAAACACCTTTCCCCTGTAGCTCTTTTTCGCCCTTTACACCGAGGCTGCGGTGCTCCGCCCCCGTCGCAAGGATGACGGCAAGCGCCGTGTAAGTTGCTCCGGCGGTTTGCACGGTAAAGGTTTTATCTCCGTTTTTTGTAACGGCTTCTACCTTGTCGGAAGCAAACTCCGCACCGAAGCCTGCCGCCTGTTTACGCATATTTTCGGAAAATTCAAAGCCATTAATCGGTTCGGCATATCCGGGATAATTTTCAAGTGAATCGATTAAAATAGCCTGTCCGCCCGGTGCTTTTTCTTCCAGCACTAATACTTTTAAGCTTGATCGGCACGCATATTGCGCCGCAGCCATACCTGCCGCGCCGGCACCGATAACGATAATATCATAATTTGTATTCATTATTATAATGTACGAAAAAAGAAAGTCTTGGTCAATTGAACGCGCGCCTTGCAGAAAAGAGAGCAAAATAGTACACTCATGCCTACATTTATGATTCGGAGGTTTTATTATGCGTTTTGTTCAAATAATGAAAGACAAAGCGAAAGAATATCACAATCGCTTGGTTTTGCCTGAAGCGACAGAGGCTCGTACCTTACGTGCGGCTCGTGCGCTTGTTGATATGCAAATTCCCGCGGAATTATTTTTAGTCGGAAAGAAAGCTGAGGTTGAAGGAGCCTGCAAAAAGTTAGGCGTATTGACCGATGGGTTTACTATTATCGATCCTGAACATTCCGAATGGACGGAAGATTTTGCTGTAGCATTATACGAAAAACGGAAGGCTAAGGGAATGACGCCTGAGGAAGCAAAAAAAGAGATGCACGATCCTTTACGGTTTGGCGCAATGATGCTCGCACAGGACAAGGCCGATGCGATGGTCGCCGGTGCGGAAAACACAACTGCAAACGTATTGCGTGCAGGGCTCACTATCGTCGGCGTAAAGAAAGGTGTTAAAACGGCATCTTCCTGCTTTATCGTGGATACCAAGAGTACCGAATGGGGAA
Encoded proteins:
- a CDS encoding glycoside hydrolase family 3 protein, which gives rise to MHRKHLFAAVLFGVALPVLLQVNTQLNAQAQAAGLKTLPDFYDPVPAAELAGRITEAMTDEELLSQTFMFGWAGQAPTDLLMSWITERSLGSIKIFGWNTEDSVELAKAISLLQKKANSTRFRIPLFVATDQEGGWIRHVKGRTSETPGNLAIGASGYPIDAYYEGFYIARELSALGINLNFAPTVDLYTNHESSIIGPRSFGQSPEAAGILARAFMQGSKKAGVLTTAKHFPGHGDTALDSHGKLPSIAISKETFYNRELVPFQYLIEADVPAIMTGHLHFPAVSEHGEPASFSQYLLQTVLRGQLGFKGLVITDDMMMHGAIRYAGTIAKAVQLALEAGNDIIESSTTPRLYDAFWTENLQRMQTNEAFRLRVKDAAYRIIEAKLRYFKSGNAVPLYPDIYTIPEKLPDAEGQAFFLSLAARAVTVVRGKYIPYTTKTGEKILLAGSYSAFLQAGLKRFPAAQTSNLSDGIFTKTAASDAVIFCLSNDSSLKVLQQLYKAYPKKRYIIFSCLSPVFLSGIPEIPTAIALYSYAPVSFTAGFGALLGDFKPQGHLPLDGIN
- the trxB gene encoding thioredoxin-disulfide reductase: MNTNYDIIVIGAGAAGMAAAQYACRSSLKVLVLEEKAPGGQAILIDSLENYPGYAEPINGFEFSENMRKQAAGFGAEFASDKVEAVTKNGDKTFTVQTAGATYTALAVILATGAEHRSLGVKGEKELQGKGVSYCATCDGPFFRNKHIVVVGGGDAACDEALFLANLTDTVTMVHRRDTFRAQKALVTRTLNNPHITAVFDTTVTEIKGADKVTAVVLRNVKTQEERELACDAVFFFVGMNPKTELFPDATKDATGYIVTDEDMRTSIEGLYAAGDVRAKSFRQVVTAVADGAIAAHTAAAYIDSLHS